A genomic region of Desulfosarcina ovata subsp. ovata contains the following coding sequences:
- a CDS encoding aspartate aminotransferase family protein, which produces MDVSMLHGADYTVEEMVGGDRDYLWHHIKPHQCFQTQEQMIIVAGKGLTVTDIHGRDYLDATSGGVWCVNVGYGRESIAEAVAAQLKQMSYFAGSVGTIPTIKLSAKLLELLPAMGKVYYSNSGSEANEKSYKLIRQASAIDPARKGKYKILYRDRDYHGTTIAVLASSGQAERKTDFGPFPEGFARIPHCLCYRCPFALRYPACDVRCARCVEEIILKEGPDTVGGLIVEPITAGGGIIVPVDEYFPILQQICRKYGLFLVIDEVVAGFGRTGAFFGHQHFDVDPDMLTLAKGMASAYEPISATVVKQAVYDIFLNDPADPEKRLNFFRDISTYGGCTGAMAASLENIRIMEAENLVENSRVMGDYLLDRLKTLADHQAVGDVRGKGLFCGVELVADKKDKQPPSEAQMGAVVDAAKAAGVLLGRTNNSLPGFNTTLYYAPALVITREEADRMVAATQAAIETVFGA; this is translated from the coding sequence ATGGACGTATCAATGTTGCATGGGGCGGATTACACCGTGGAAGAAATGGTTGGCGGCGACCGGGATTATCTTTGGCATCACATCAAGCCCCACCAATGTTTCCAGACCCAGGAGCAGATGATCATTGTGGCGGGCAAGGGCCTGACGGTGACGGATATTCACGGTCGCGATTACCTGGATGCCACCTCCGGCGGTGTCTGGTGTGTCAATGTGGGTTATGGGCGCGAAAGCATTGCCGAGGCGGTGGCGGCCCAGCTCAAACAGATGAGCTATTTTGCCGGCAGTGTGGGAACCATTCCCACCATCAAACTCTCCGCCAAACTGCTGGAGCTGTTACCGGCCATGGGCAAGGTCTACTACTCGAACAGCGGTTCCGAGGCCAACGAAAAAAGCTACAAGCTGATCCGCCAGGCATCGGCCATCGACCCGGCACGGAAAGGCAAGTACAAAATCCTTTACCGGGATCGGGACTATCATGGAACCACGATTGCCGTGCTGGCCTCTTCGGGGCAGGCCGAGCGCAAAACCGATTTCGGCCCGTTTCCGGAAGGATTTGCCCGGATTCCCCACTGCCTGTGTTATCGCTGTCCGTTTGCGTTGCGCTACCCGGCCTGCGACGTGCGCTGCGCCCGCTGCGTCGAGGAGATCATTCTCAAGGAGGGGCCCGACACCGTGGGCGGCCTGATCGTGGAACCCATCACCGCCGGCGGGGGCATCATCGTGCCGGTGGATGAGTATTTTCCCATTCTTCAGCAGATCTGCCGTAAATACGGCCTTTTCCTGGTCATTGATGAGGTGGTGGCCGGATTCGGGCGTACCGGCGCATTTTTCGGCCACCAGCACTTCGATGTGGATCCGGACATGCTCACCCTGGCCAAGGGAATGGCCAGCGCCTACGAACCCATTTCGGCCACGGTGGTCAAACAGGCGGTTTATGACATTTTTCTCAACGATCCGGCGGATCCTGAAAAGCGGCTGAATTTCTTCCGTGATATCTCCACCTATGGCGGTTGTACTGGTGCCATGGCGGCTTCATTGGAGAACATCCGCATCATGGAAGCCGAAAACCTGGTTGAGAACAGCCGCGTGATGGGGGACTACCTGCTCGATCGGTTGAAGACCCTGGCCGATCATCAGGCCGTGGGGGATGTTCGCGGCAAGGGCCTTTTCTGCGGTGTGGAACTGGTTGCCGACAAGAAAGACAAACAGCCACCCAGCGAGGCCCAGATGGGGGCCGTGGTGGATGCGGCCAAGGCCGCCGGCGTTCTGCTGGGGCGCACCAACAACAGCCTGCCCGGTTTCAACACCACCTTGTACTACGCCCCGGCCCTGGTGATCACCCGCGAGGAGGCCGATCGCATGGTGGCGGCCACCCAGGCGGCCATCGAAACGGTCTTTGGCGCCTGA
- a CDS encoding PAS domain S-box protein produces the protein MTHTSSIDELTSENRLLRQKLQALENEKKAWRKTQFIANAADQLLTMIDRNYIYESVNQAYCRARGQRRDDLVGQSVADVWGKTQFEGIIKPKIDTCFAGNVTSSEDWFKFDGRELRCYQVTYNPYRDDSGQVTHAVVVTHDITARKHAEAGMMKANDRLERRVQQRTEELEQANDQLRNEVEERKRAEKALRDSEERYRSVSRDMPAMVCRFLPSGTLTFANLRFRSHFRLREDTLAGSNIYSFFSQADRQQMKKRLQNLNPDSPMVTYEQQTYNNAGETLWRQWTDRALFDERGLPMEYQSVSIDITEKKNVERKLHQAQKMEAIGTLAGGIAHDFNNLLMGIQGNVSLMYLDVRSGHPHYENLRSIEQLVDSGANLTRQLLGFARGGKYVVKPVNLNDVVAETAALFGRTRKAIRIHECYTPDVHMVSADRGQIEQVLINLYLNAWQAMSEKGDIYLSTQNITIDENFVKPFEVTYGDYVRISVTDTGKGIDPAISHRIFDPFFTTKEFGSGSGLGLASVFGIVKNHGGIVDFESHTGRGTTFSVYLPVSREADREPAPAPVGILKGPETILLVDDEPYILDVGTKMLKKMGYTVIRANCGEDAVRRFRGARQQIDLVILDMIMPDIGGGEVFDRLRSLRADIKVLLASGYSMGDAATIIERGCNGFIQKPFNMERLSHAIREVIDHGHHQPAI, from the coding sequence ATGACGCATACCTCCAGCATAGACGAGTTGACATCCGAAAACCGGCTCCTTCGCCAGAAGCTGCAGGCACTGGAAAATGAGAAAAAGGCCTGGCGAAAAACTCAGTTCATCGCCAATGCGGCTGATCAACTACTCACCATGATTGACCGGAATTACATCTATGAAAGCGTCAACCAGGCCTATTGCCGGGCCAGGGGACAGCGTCGCGATGACTTGGTCGGTCAATCGGTTGCCGATGTCTGGGGCAAAACACAGTTCGAAGGGATTATCAAACCCAAGATTGATACCTGTTTTGCCGGCAATGTCACCAGTTCTGAGGACTGGTTCAAATTTGACGGCCGGGAATTGCGCTGCTACCAGGTAACCTACAACCCCTATCGTGACGACAGCGGGCAGGTGACCCACGCCGTGGTCGTGACCCACGACATCACCGCCCGCAAGCATGCCGAAGCCGGGATGATGAAGGCCAACGACCGGCTGGAGCGACGGGTTCAACAGCGCACCGAAGAACTGGAACAGGCCAACGATCAACTGCGCAACGAAGTCGAAGAACGCAAACGCGCCGAAAAAGCGCTGCGTGACAGTGAGGAACGCTATCGATCCGTCTCGCGAGACATGCCGGCCATGGTTTGCCGCTTCCTGCCAAGCGGTACGCTCACCTTCGCCAACCTGCGTTTCCGCAGTCACTTCCGGCTCAGGGAAGACACCCTGGCAGGGTCCAATATTTACAGCTTTTTTTCCCAAGCCGACCGGCAGCAGATGAAAAAACGGCTGCAAAACCTGAACCCCGATAGTCCCATGGTCACCTATGAGCAGCAGACCTACAATAACGCCGGAGAGACCCTGTGGCGCCAGTGGACCGACCGGGCCCTGTTTGACGAACGCGGTCTTCCCATGGAGTACCAGAGCGTCAGCATCGACATTACCGAAAAGAAAAATGTGGAGCGCAAGCTCCACCAGGCGCAGAAGATGGAGGCCATCGGCACCCTTGCCGGGGGTATCGCCCATGACTTCAACAACCTGCTCATGGGCATTCAGGGAAATGTCTCACTGATGTATCTGGACGTTCGATCCGGGCATCCGCATTATGAGAACCTTCGCAGTATCGAACAACTGGTGGACAGCGGGGCAAACCTGACCCGCCAGTTGCTGGGTTTTGCCCGCGGCGGAAAGTATGTGGTCAAACCGGTCAACCTGAACGACGTGGTGGCCGAAACCGCCGCCCTGTTCGGCAGAACCCGCAAAGCGATCCGTATCCACGAATGTTATACACCGGACGTGCACATGGTTTCCGCCGATCGTGGACAGATCGAACAGGTACTGATCAATCTTTACCTGAATGCCTGGCAGGCCATGTCGGAAAAGGGAGATATCTATCTGTCGACCCAGAATATCACTATCGACGAAAACTTCGTCAAACCCTTTGAGGTCACTTACGGCGACTACGTACGCATATCAGTCACCGATACGGGCAAGGGAATCGATCCGGCCATTTCCCACCGGATCTTCGATCCCTTTTTCACCACCAAGGAGTTCGGCAGCGGATCGGGCCTCGGGCTGGCATCGGTCTTTGGCATTGTCAAAAATCACGGCGGCATCGTCGATTTTGAAAGCCATACCGGCCGCGGCACCACCTTCAGCGTCTACCTGCCGGTCTCCCGGGAGGCGGACAGGGAACCGGCACCGGCACCGGTAGGCATTTTAAAAGGACCGGAAACCATCCTGCTCGTGGATGACGAGCCCTATATTCTCGATGTCGGCACCAAGATGCTCAAAAAAATGGGCTACACCGTCATCCGGGCCAACTGCGGCGAAGATGCGGTGCGCCGGTTCAGGGGTGCCCGGCAGCAGATCGACCTGGTAATTCTGGACATGATCATGCCCGATATCGGTGGCGGTGAGGTATTCGACCGCCTGCGCAGCCTGCGTGCAGACATCAAGGTGCTCCTGGCCAGCGGCTATAGCATGGGCGATGCGGCGACCATCATCGAACGGGGATGCAACGGGTTCATCCAGAAGCCCTTCAATATGGAACGACTCTCCCATGCCATCCGCGAAGTGATCGATCACGGTCACCATCAACCCGCCATCTGA
- the argF gene encoding ornithine carbamoyltransferase — MKRDFLHITDFTADEIHATFALAREVKARFKNRDDYKPFKDHSMAMIFAKPSARTRISFETGFFRLGGHALYLGPSDISIGKREAVKDIARVVARYNDVIMARLFDHAHVLELAEYASVPVINGLTDYNHPCQIMADMFTILEHRGHLDDLKVVYVGDGNNIVHSWLRLAQRLPLHFVCACPEGYTPDDTTVADTRAAGLSEIEIRHDPKAAVKDADVVYTDVWASMGQKDQAEERKARFKGFQVNSELMAATGKKSLFMHCLPAERGVETTDAVLESEASIVFDEAENRMHAQNAILLKICGKA, encoded by the coding sequence GTGAAACGTGATTTTCTACACATTACCGATTTTACCGCCGATGAGATCCATGCCACCTTCGCCCTGGCCCGGGAGGTCAAGGCACGCTTCAAAAACCGCGACGATTACAAGCCGTTCAAGGACCACAGCATGGCCATGATCTTCGCCAAGCCCTCGGCACGCACGCGCATCTCCTTCGAAACCGGTTTTTTCCGCCTGGGCGGCCACGCACTCTACCTGGGACCGTCGGACATCTCCATCGGCAAGCGCGAAGCCGTCAAGGACATTGCCCGTGTGGTGGCCCGTTACAACGACGTGATCATGGCCCGGCTTTTCGACCATGCCCATGTCCTCGAGCTGGCCGAATACGCTTCCGTACCGGTAATCAACGGACTGACCGACTACAACCACCCCTGCCAGATCATGGCCGACATGTTCACCATCCTGGAGCACCGCGGCCATCTGGACGACCTCAAGGTGGTCTACGTGGGCGACGGCAACAACATCGTGCACTCCTGGCTGCGCCTGGCCCAGCGCCTGCCGCTTCACTTTGTCTGCGCCTGCCCGGAGGGCTACACTCCCGACGACACCACCGTTGCCGACACCCGGGCCGCCGGTCTCTCCGAAATCGAAATCCGTCACGATCCCAAGGCCGCCGTCAAGGATGCCGACGTGGTCTACACCGACGTGTGGGCCTCCATGGGCCAAAAGGATCAGGCCGAGGAGCGCAAGGCCCGCTTCAAGGGATTTCAGGTCAACAGCGAGCTGATGGCCGCCACCGGCAAAAAGAGTCTTTTCATGCACTGCCTGCCGGCCGAGCGGGGCGTGGAGACCACCGACGCGGTACTCGAGTCCGAGGCGTCGATCGTCTTTGACGAGGCGGAGAACCGCATGCACGCCCAGAATGCGATCCTGCTCAAAATCTGCGGGAAAGCGTGA
- a CDS encoding methylenetetrahydrofolate reductase C-terminal domain-containing protein: MLRVFQNDISDPQQFVVTLELVPGRASTGRAVDTVMGIARDAFSDGRISAVSITDNPGGNPSLSPDAIGYRIFSIGMDVIVHFTCRDMNRVGMESRALQLAMMGMKNILALTGDYAGKGFGGQGAPVFDLDSVNLQIMLGMIGKRINAAGDPDAFFTGCAVSPFKKTEGECVAQYAKLSRKVAAGAQFVITQLGYDARKFQELIEIGRHMDLGVPALGSVYVLTPKAAELMNQGRVPGAVVTDPLLATVRQEWQDKTAGQAAAIERAARLGAILKGLGYRGVHLGGIHRDFSTVGKILDRMQTIQDDWIQFLPEFNDPQPGGFYAFREAPPEPVTALVFGQQRQPVPIVDRVLYPLMRFSHHLFFNFDSKLAPAYRLASHALDNSIAGRLFMHLGEHPIKLSLLGCQRCGDCAIQHVGFLCPESGCPKHTRNGACGGSRGGMCEVYPDRRCVWFRAHTRLASNNKVSEMCHGCVPPRMWELNHTSSWLNFHLRRDHQSNGGEISGCCRQTTCHLLLGNTKERKDQP, translated from the coding sequence ATGTTACGCGTTTTTCAGAACGATATTTCAGACCCACAGCAGTTTGTGGTTACCCTGGAACTGGTACCCGGCCGGGCGTCCACCGGGCGCGCCGTGGATACGGTAATGGGCATCGCCAGGGATGCATTCAGTGACGGCCGCATATCGGCCGTCTCGATCACCGACAATCCCGGCGGCAACCCGTCCTTGAGCCCCGATGCCATCGGTTATCGGATCTTTTCCATCGGCATGGACGTCATCGTCCATTTCACCTGCCGGGACATGAACCGCGTGGGCATGGAAAGCCGGGCCCTGCAGCTGGCCATGATGGGCATGAAAAACATCCTGGCCCTGACCGGCGACTATGCCGGCAAGGGATTCGGCGGCCAGGGCGCGCCGGTATTCGATCTGGACTCGGTCAACCTGCAGATCATGCTCGGGATGATCGGCAAGCGCATCAATGCAGCCGGTGATCCGGATGCCTTCTTCACCGGCTGCGCCGTATCGCCGTTCAAGAAAACCGAAGGCGAATGCGTGGCCCAGTATGCCAAACTGAGCCGTAAGGTGGCTGCCGGCGCCCAATTCGTCATCACCCAGCTGGGCTATGATGCCCGCAAATTTCAGGAACTGATCGAAATCGGACGGCACATGGATCTTGGCGTACCAGCCCTTGGATCGGTGTATGTGCTCACGCCCAAAGCGGCCGAGCTGATGAATCAGGGTCGGGTACCCGGCGCGGTGGTGACCGACCCGCTGCTGGCGACGGTCCGGCAGGAGTGGCAGGACAAAACGGCCGGGCAGGCGGCGGCCATCGAACGGGCTGCACGGCTGGGCGCCATACTCAAGGGGCTGGGATACCGTGGTGTTCACCTGGGCGGTATTCACCGGGATTTCTCCACGGTGGGAAAAATTCTGGATCGCATGCAGACGATCCAGGATGACTGGATCCAGTTTCTGCCTGAATTCAACGATCCGCAACCCGGCGGGTTTTACGCCTTTCGCGAAGCCCCGCCCGAGCCGGTGACGGCTCTTGTTTTCGGCCAGCAGCGGCAACCGGTACCAATTGTCGACCGGGTGCTCTACCCGCTGATGCGGTTTTCGCACCATCTGTTTTTCAATTTTGATTCAAAACTCGCACCGGCATACCGGCTGGCCAGCCATGCCCTGGACAACAGCATTGCCGGCCGGCTGTTCATGCATCTGGGCGAGCATCCGATCAAACTCAGCCTCCTGGGGTGCCAGCGATGTGGCGACTGTGCCATCCAGCACGTCGGGTTTCTGTGCCCCGAATCCGGATGCCCCAAACACACCCGCAACGGTGCCTGCGGCGGCAGCCGCGGCGGCATGTGCGAAGTATACCCGGACCGGCGCTGTGTCTGGTTCCGCGCCCACACCCGGCTGGCCAGCAACAACAAAGTCAGCGAAATGTGTCACGGATGCGTGCCGCCACGCATGTGGGAACTGAACCACACCTCTTCCTGGCTCAATTTTCACTTACGACGGGACCACCAAAGCAACGGTGGCGAAATATCGGGGTGCTGCCGCCAGACCACCTGTCATCTGTTGTTGGGCAACACCAAGGAACGAAAGGACCAACCATGA
- a CDS encoding MTH1187 family thiamine-binding protein, with product MNVIADLCIVPLGVGVSVSTYVAACERILLDAGLTVQLHAYGTNIEGDWETVFAAIRRCHEAVHKMGAPRITTTLKFGTRTDRDQHMADKVASVKAKLEAGLA from the coding sequence ATGAACGTCATTGCGGACTTGTGTATCGTTCCCCTGGGGGTAGGGGTGTCGGTTTCCACCTATGTGGCGGCCTGCGAACGAATTCTTTTAGACGCCGGCCTCACGGTTCAGCTGCATGCCTATGGAACCAATATCGAGGGCGATTGGGAAACGGTGTTTGCGGCCATCCGCCGCTGCCACGAAGCGGTCCACAAAATGGGGGCGCCACGGATCACCACGACCCTGAAATTCGGCACCCGCACGGACCGGGATCAGCACATGGCCGACAAAGTGGCCAGTGTCAAGGCAAAACTCGAAGCGGGGCTGGCGTGA
- the pyrB gene encoding aspartate carbamoyltransferase: MAAFPLNHVIESQQFDRDLLETVFRTADQMKADLSGERRFAKALEGRIMASLFYEPSTRTRFSFESAMLRLGGAVITTENAREFSSAAKGESLADSTRIMNGYADVIVMRHNEAGSAARASEISRIPVINAGDGAGQHPTQALLDMYTIVDAFDGIRGLKIAMVGDLRYGRTVRSLAYLLTKYEGVEIAFVSPPVCKMEGDIKAYLDRNQVPWHEETNLDQVVAKVDCVYMTRIQKERFHDPEDYQAAAGQYILTPERVRAMKPSAIIMHPLPRVDEIPKDVDDDPRARYFEQAQNGLYIRMALLYLLLSK; the protein is encoded by the coding sequence ATGGCCGCCTTCCCGTTAAACCACGTCATCGAATCCCAGCAGTTCGACCGCGACCTGCTGGAAACCGTTTTTCGCACCGCCGACCAGATGAAGGCTGATCTGTCCGGTGAACGCCGTTTTGCCAAAGCCCTGGAAGGCCGCATCATGGCCTCCCTCTTCTACGAACCCTCCACCCGGACGCGCTTCTCCTTCGAGAGCGCCATGCTGCGCCTGGGCGGGGCGGTGATCACCACCGAGAATGCCCGCGAGTTCTCCAGCGCTGCCAAGGGGGAGAGCCTGGCCGATTCCACGCGCATCATGAACGGATACGCCGACGTAATCGTCATGCGTCACAACGAGGCCGGCAGCGCGGCACGGGCATCCGAGATCTCCCGCATCCCGGTGATCAATGCCGGAGACGGGGCGGGCCAGCACCCGACCCAGGCCCTTCTGGACATGTACACCATCGTCGACGCCTTTGACGGCATCCGGGGGCTGAAGATCGCCATGGTGGGCGACCTGCGCTACGGCCGCACGGTCCGCTCCCTGGCATACCTGCTGACCAAATACGAGGGGGTCGAAATCGCTTTCGTCTCGCCGCCGGTCTGCAAGATGGAGGGGGATATCAAGGCCTACCTGGACAGGAACCAGGTTCCCTGGCACGAAGAGACCAACCTGGATCAGGTGGTCGCAAAGGTGGACTGCGTCTACATGACCCGCATCCAGAAGGAACGCTTCCACGACCCCGAGGACTACCAGGCGGCTGCCGGCCAGTACATCCTCACCCCCGAGCGGGTCCGGGCCATGAAGCCCAGTGCCATCATCATGCATCCGCTGCCCCGGGTAGACGAGATTCCCAAGGATGTAGACGACGATCCCCGGGCACGCTATTTCGAGCAGGCCCAGAACGGCCTCTATATCCGCATGGCCTTGCTCTACCTTCTGCTGTCGAAATAG
- the rocD gene encoding ornithine--oxo-acid transaminase, translating to MQTQAYLDLENQYGAHNYKPLDVVLTRGEGVWVWDVDGRKYLDCLAAYSAVNQGHCHPKIMAAMQAQARHLTLTSRAFRNDQLGPFYKEICELTRSHKVLPMNSGAEAVETVIKTVRKWGYQVKGIPADQAEIIVCANNFHGRTITIVGFSTDPTAHIGFGPFTPGFKVVPFGDADALEAAITPNTAGFLVEPIQGEAGVIIPPDGYLKAVRAICDRHNVVLILDEIQTGLGRTGRLLAEEHEAIEADLTLVGKALSGGFYPVSAVLSNNEVMDVLQPGEHGSTFGGNPLACAIARTAMRVLKEEKMIENASEMGDYFLAGLRQIQSPHIREVRGRGLMIAMELVPEAGGARQFCHRLAGKGMLCKETHENTIRFAPPLVITKADVAWALEQIDAVMRD from the coding sequence ATGCAAACCCAGGCCTATCTCGATCTTGAAAACCAGTATGGGGCCCACAACTACAAACCCCTTGATGTGGTCCTGACCCGCGGCGAAGGCGTCTGGGTCTGGGATGTGGACGGCAGGAAATACCTGGATTGCCTGGCCGCCTACAGCGCCGTCAACCAGGGACACTGCCACCCCAAAATCATGGCGGCCATGCAGGCACAGGCCCGTCATCTGACCCTCACCTCGCGGGCCTTCCGCAACGACCAGCTGGGACCGTTCTACAAGGAGATCTGCGAGTTGACCCGCTCGCACAAAGTACTGCCCATGAACAGCGGTGCCGAGGCGGTGGAGACCGTCATCAAAACGGTGCGCAAATGGGGTTACCAGGTCAAGGGGATACCGGCGGATCAGGCCGAGATCATCGTCTGCGCCAACAATTTCCACGGCCGCACGATCACCATTGTGGGGTTTTCCACCGATCCCACGGCGCACATCGGTTTCGGTCCCTTCACCCCGGGATTCAAGGTTGTCCCCTTTGGCGATGCCGATGCCCTGGAAGCGGCCATCACCCCCAACACGGCCGGTTTCCTGGTGGAACCGATCCAGGGTGAAGCCGGGGTGATCATCCCGCCGGACGGATACCTCAAGGCCGTCAGAGCGATCTGCGACCGGCATAACGTGGTGCTGATCCTGGATGAAATCCAGACCGGTCTGGGCCGAACCGGACGCCTTCTGGCCGAGGAGCACGAGGCCATCGAAGCCGACCTGACCCTGGTGGGCAAGGCGCTTTCCGGCGGTTTCTACCCGGTCTCGGCGGTGCTCTCCAACAATGAGGTCATGGATGTGCTCCAACCGGGCGAGCACGGCTCCACCTTTGGCGGCAATCCGCTGGCCTGTGCCATCGCGCGCACGGCCATGCGGGTGCTGAAAGAGGAAAAGATGATTGAAAACGCCAGCGAAATGGGAGATTATTTCCTTGCCGGCCTCAGGCAGATCCAGAGCCCGCACATCCGGGAAGTCCGCGGCCGCGGGCTGATGATCGCCATGGAACTGGTTCCCGAGGCCGGCGGGGCCCGGCAATTCTGCCACCGCCTGGCCGGCAAGGGCATGCTGTGTAAAGAGACCCATGAAAACACCATCCGTTTTGCTCCGCCGCTGGTGATCACCAAAGCCGATGTGGCGTGGGCGCTGGAACAGATCGACGCGGTGATGCGTGACTGA
- a CDS encoding carbamate kinase: MTKGKTEQKPVLLVALGGNALIRKGETGTVDEQFANLKIPMAQIARLSRDYRIIITHGNGPQVGNLLLQQECCDAVPRLPLEILVAQTQGQIGYMIESTLDEALMALGINDQPLVSLISYVVVDKNDKAFLHPDKPVGPAFSREKAASLPYPTVRTPKGHRRVVVSPKPVTIVEKREIRTLIDSGFIVICCGGGGIPVVRAGRTFDGVDAVIDKDLASARLAVEVGVDLMVIATDVAGVALDYGKPGQRYLKRVDRETAARYINEGHFSAGAMLPKVEAAMQFIHGGGKRALITSLERITEAVAGKAGTEFRKTC, encoded by the coding sequence ATGACCAAGGGAAAAACCGAGCAAAAGCCCGTCCTGCTGGTGGCTCTGGGCGGCAACGCCCTTATCCGCAAGGGAGAAACCGGCACCGTGGACGAGCAGTTCGCCAACCTCAAAATCCCCATGGCGCAGATTGCCCGTCTATCGCGGGATTACCGCATCATCATCACCCACGGCAACGGTCCCCAGGTGGGCAACCTGTTGCTCCAGCAGGAGTGCTGTGATGCGGTGCCCCGGCTGCCCCTGGAAATTCTCGTGGCCCAAACCCAGGGGCAGATCGGCTACATGATCGAATCGACCCTGGACGAGGCCCTGATGGCCTTGGGCATCAACGACCAGCCGCTGGTCAGTCTGATCAGTTATGTGGTGGTCGACAAAAACGACAAGGCGTTCCTGCATCCGGACAAACCCGTGGGGCCGGCCTTTTCCCGTGAAAAGGCCGCCAGCCTGCCCTACCCCACGGTCCGGACCCCCAAGGGCCACCGCCGGGTGGTGGTGTCGCCCAAGCCGGTGACCATCGTCGAGAAACGGGAAATCCGCACCCTGATCGATAGCGGGTTTATCGTCATCTGCTGCGGTGGTGGCGGCATTCCCGTGGTGCGGGCCGGCCGGACCTTCGATGGCGTGGACGCCGTTATCGACAAGGACCTGGCCAGCGCCCGCCTGGCCGTCGAGGTGGGCGTGGATCTGATGGTCATCGCCACGGATGTGGCGGGCGTGGCCCTGGACTACGGCAAACCCGGCCAGCGCTACCTGAAACGGGTGGACCGTGAAACCGCCGCCCGGTACATTAACGAGGGACACTTTTCCGCCGGTGCCATGCTGCCCAAGGTGGAAGCGGCCATGCAGTTCATCCATGGCGGCGGCAAACGGGCACTGATCACCAGTCTGGAACGTATTACCGAGGCGGTGGCCGGCAAGGCCGGCACCGAATTTAGAAAAACATGTTGA
- a CDS encoding cyclic nucleotide-binding domain-containing protein, with translation MAIPQSENVLKKAIMACLSGIPIFAELDADQLNLISGRMHVQRLEAGDIVFNEGDPGNEVCFVVEGILDVLKLDNGRLEQKIAVKAPGGSIGEMAVIGNFSRTATVRARTDATLLTLSRDHFEQICQDHPVIGVRMLRAMARLLSLHLRDTSQELLEHLSPRD, from the coding sequence GTGGCGATTCCCCAATCTGAAAATGTGCTTAAAAAGGCAATTATGGCCTGCCTTTCCGGTATCCCCATTTTTGCCGAACTGGATGCCGACCAGCTGAATCTGATCAGCGGGCGCATGCATGTGCAGCGCCTTGAGGCCGGTGACATCGTTTTTAACGAAGGCGATCCGGGCAACGAGGTCTGTTTCGTGGTCGAGGGGATCCTGGATGTCTTGAAGCTCGACAACGGCCGCCTGGAGCAGAAGATCGCCGTCAAGGCGCCGGGCGGCTCCATCGGCGAAATGGCCGTGATCGGCAATTTTTCCCGCACGGCCACGGTCCGGGCACGCACCGATGCGACCTTGTTGACCCTCTCCCGCGACCATTTCGAACAGATCTGCCAGGACCACCCGGTCATCGGCGTCAGAATGCTCAGAGCCATGGCCCGATTGCTCAGTTTGCATCTGCGCGACACCTCACAGGAACTGCTGGAGCACCTTTCCCCGCGCGACTGA